In bacterium, a single window of DNA contains:
- the nrdR gene encoding transcriptional repressor NrdR, which yields MKCLRCGSETQVLETRDQGLYIVRRRRECLKCKYRFTTYEKVAPLKIMVEKRNGQKERFSQSKLERGLRKALTKRPVSEEEFQDLIEKIKDEIKQKNEKVISSREIGKIIIEHLRCLDQIAYLRFASVYRGFGSLKTFEKEIKKLKQQKCQRN from the coding sequence ATGAAATGTCTTCGCTGCGGCAGCGAAACCCAAGTTTTAGAAACCCGGGATCAGGGTCTTTACATAGTGCGACGCCGAAGAGAGTGTCTGAAATGCAAATATCGATTTACCACCTATGAAAAAGTAGCTCCTTTGAAAATTATGGTTGAAAAAAGAAACGGGCAAAAAGAGAGATTCTCTCAATCTAAACTAGAAAGGGGATTGCGCAAAGCTCTGACTAAACGACCAGTATCCGAGGAAGAGTTCCAAGATTTGATAGAAAAAATTAAAGACGAGATTAAACAAAAAAACGAAAAAGTAATTTCCTCACGAGAAATAGGCAAAATTATTATTGAGCACCTCCGTTGTCTCGACCAAATAGCTTATCTGCGCTTTGCTTCAGTTTACAGAGGCTTTGGCAGCCTCAAAACATTTGAAAAAGAAATTAAAAAACTAAAACAACAAAAATGTCAGAGAAATTAG